The genome window GGCGGGTCTCCTGCTGCAGTCCCTGTTTGATGGGGACTTTGAGGCGGTGGTGCTGAGTCCTCAGGTCCTGGACCTGCAGGGTGGAGGAGACTGCAGCGATGGAGAGGCCATTGATGCCTACCTGGAGAGACTGGTCCTGGCCTACCTCAATGACCGCACAGAGGAGAACAATGTTGACTGGTAGAAACAATATCTGGGTAGGGATTTCATGCTGATGCCTTATTCAATGTTACTGTTAggtattgcatttttttttttgtgtgtgtgtgtacagtatgtatgcatatatttgctcaca of Salmo salar chromosome ssa01, Ssal_v3.1, whole genome shotgun sequence contains these proteins:
- the LOC123743452 gene encoding tetratricopeptide repeat protein 27 encodes the protein MLRDAEIPVLRGFLKPSGEATEWKQNVFSAAEAGLLLQSLFDGDFEAVVLSPQVLDLQGGGDCSDGEAIDAYLERLVLAYLNDRTEENNVDW